One part of the Asterias amurensis chromosome 11, ASM3211899v1 genome encodes these proteins:
- the LOC139944465 gene encoding eukaryotic translation initiation factor 3 subunit L-like, which translates to MSRPRNEYDYGDDDYEYQGDGHEMHTGDPRRDLAYEQSHTYSGSSYILPDEIKSFLQFFQRSINDNQLFEIGHSYERDFNKLTERFFKNAPWPDAESIQAVVGNDPVFNILYKELYYRHIYARVQNGPSQEQRFESYYNYCNLFNFILNADGPVHLELPDQWLWDIIDEFIYQFQEFSKYRSKLQGKTEEEIAILSKNPKIWNVHSVLNVLHSLVDKSNINKQLEVYASAGDPDSVAGEFGRHPLYKMLGYFSLIGLLRLHSLLGDYYQAIKVLENIELNKQTLYSRVPACQVSTYYYVGFAYLMMRRYQDAIRSFTNILLYIQRTNRMMPPGSYQVDLIKKINDQIYTLLGIALTLHPMRIDESVHMQLRDKMGEKLTKMQRGEMQAFEDLFTFSCPRFLSPVPPNYEAQQGSFHNEPLKLQMKVFREEIQQQLAIPTIRSFLKLYTTMPISKLAVFLDMTEDDFRTHLLCFKHKMKNLVWTKGTSGLEGEFQSASEVDFYIDQDMIHIADTKVARRYGDFFIRQIHKFDEFNRSMRKSTLDHQPR; encoded by the exons TATGAGTACCAAGGGGATGGCCATGAAATGCACACTG GTGACCCGCGCAGAGACCTAGCCTACGAGCAGTCGCACACCTACTCTGGCAGCTCTTACATCCTCCCTGATGAGATCAAGAGCTTCTTGCAGTTCTTCCAGCGAAGTATCAATGACAACCAGCTCTTTGAGATTGGCCACAGCTATGAGAGAGA TTTCAACAAGCTGACCGAGCGATTTTTCAAGAATGCACCGTGGCCCGATGCAGAGAGTATCCAAGCAGTGGTAGGAAATG ATCCGGTGTTCAACATATTGTACAAGGAGTTGTACTACAGGCATATCTACGCTAGAGTCCAG AACGGACCATCGCAAGAGCAGCGTTTTGAGTCGTACTACAACTACTGTAACTTGTTCAACTTCATCCTGA ATGCTGATGGCCCTGTGCATCTGGAGTTGCCTGATCAATGGCTGTGGGATATTATTGATGAGTTCATCTATCAG tttcaaGAATTCAGCAAGTATCGCAGCAAGCTTCAAGGGAAGACTGAAGAAGAAATCGCTATCCTCAGTAAAAACCCAAAG ATCTGGAATGTTCACAGTGTACTGAATGTGCTACACTCTCTTGTGGATAAATCTAACATCAACAAGCAGTTGGAAGTGTACGCCAGTGCTG GAGATCCAGACAGTGTGGCTGGGGAGTTTGGCCGACACCCACTCTACAAGATGTTGGGCTACTTCAGCCTTATCGGACTCCTTCGTCTGCATTCACTCCTTGGGGATTACTACCAGGCCATCAAAGTGCTTGAAAATATCGAGCTTAACaaacaa ACCCTTTACTCCCGGGTACCAGCCTGTCAGGTGTCCACCTACTATTATGTGGGTTTTGCCTACCTGATGATGAGGAGGTATCAGGATGCCATACGTAGCTTCACTAACATCCTGCTGTACATCCAACGCACTAACCGTATGATGCCACCTGGCTCATACCAAGTGGATTTG ATCAAGAAGATCAATGATCAGATCTACACATTGCTTGGCATTGCCCTGACCCTTCACCCGATGCGCATTGACGAGAGCGTCCACATGCAGCTTAGAGATAAGATGGGAGAAAAGCTGACCAAAATGCAGAGGGG AGAGATGCAAGCATTTGAAGATCTGTTCACCTTCTCCTGTCCTCGCTTCTTGTCTCCTGTGCCACCAAACTACGAGGCCCAGCAGGGGAGCTTCCACAATGAGCCGCTCAAGCTACAGATGAAGGTGTTCAGGGAAGAGATTCAACAGCAGCTGGCAATACCTACAATTAGAAG TTTCTTGAAGCTGTACACCACCATGCCAATTTCTAAGCTCGCTGTGTTCCTTGACATG ACTGAAGACGATTTCCGGACTCATCTGTTATGCTTTAAG CATAAAATGAAGAACCTAGTCTGGACTAAAGGTACTAGTGGTTTAGAAGGAGAGTTCCAATCGGCATCGGAGGTTGACTTCTACATTGATCAG GACATGATACATATAGCGGACACTAAGGTAGCCCGTCGCTATGGAGATTTCTTCATTCGTCAGATACACAAGTTTGATGAG TTTAATCGCTCCATGAGGAAATCTACCTTGGACCACCAACCTCGTTGA